Part of the Phycisphaeraceae bacterium genome, CCAGATGCCGCACAACGAGGTGCTGATCGGGCGCATCTACGGCGGCCTGTTCGCGCAGGAGCCCGCCGCGTCCCCCGTCACCTTCGCCTCGTCGACCGTCTACAACGTCTACATGAAGGTCGGCATCCCCGGCGACGTGAACAAGGACGGCATCGTGAACTTCTCCGACCTCAACGCGGTGCTCTCGCAGTTCGGTTCGCCCGGCTTCGCCGACCTGAACCTCGACGGCGTGGTGAACTTCAGCGACCTCAACACGGTGCTCAGCAACTTCGGGCGCACCGAGCCCTGAGCCAGACTCCCGCCCGCGCACCCTCGCCATCTTTCGAGCCCTCGCGGGTTGACACCCGAGGGGGGAGGCGGGACGATCCAGCCCGCCAAGCCGGAGAGGTGGCCGAGCGGCTGAAGGCGACGCTTTGCTAAAGCGTTATACGGTCAAAAGCCGTATCGGGGGTTCGAATCCCCCCCTCTCCGCTTCCATGAAAAACGCCCCCGACGCAACGCGGGGGCGTTTTCGTTTTTGGCGTGGCTGGGGGGACAAGAGATTAACCGCGGAGGACACGGCGGACACGGAGGGGGGAAGGGGCAGGGGGGGTGGCGTGGTACGGCGCAGCCGTGCCACGGGAGGTCCGAGAGGGTTCAGCACATCAGCGCTCGTGGCACGGCTGCTGTTCCCCCCCCTCCCGCTCGCGGGAGGGGGACCAGAACGCATCCCCTCCGCGTTCTCCGTGTCCTCCGCGTTGAATCTCTCCCTCTTCGCACCGGAATAGCATTCATCGAAATGAGCATCCCCGCTCAACAGAACCCCCGCGAGAAGCGCGCCCGTCACGCGTGGCTGTCGGTCTTCCTGGGCGCCGCGCTGGCGATGGGGATCTTCGCCGGGCCCTGGCTTTCGCGCGTTCGCGCCGAGCCGCACGCGCACGGCGCCGGCGCACGGTTCTCCGCCCCCGAACGCGCTCCCTCCGCGCTGCTCGGGCTGCGCGCCGGTGATACGGCCCTCGCCATCGACCGCCGCCCCAAGACCGGCGGCGGCGACCCCGACGATCACCCGGACAGCGCCGCCGACCGCTACGACATGGTCGCACCGACGCGATCGAGCGTGCAGCGCGACCGGCTGTCGTCGTGGACGCTCCCACGCGTCGCCACGCTCGGGCCCGCGCGCACCCGCGGCCCGCCGCTGGGCGCCTGAGCCACACCGGCTCTGCAACGGCGTTTCCGGGGAACACGACCCTCTCCCGTCAACCAAACACACCCGTTCGCCGCATCGCGGCGGTGACCGCGCGCTCGCGCGCGTCCCGTCGCCGGAGCGTTCCCATGTCCACCCCTCCGATTCCCAAGGGGGATTCGCCCGCCTCTGCCTCCGACGCCACGCCTGAGCGCAAGGGCGTCGGCTGCCTCGCGATCACCCTCATGGCCGTCGTCTGCATCGGCGTGATGCTCGCCTTCATCGCGCTGGTCGGCGACCCGACCTGAACCGCCCGACTTCGCCCCTGCGTGGGGAAACCCGCGCCGGGGCATTTCGACCCTGTCTCGCCAAACCCGCGACGGAGGTCCGAAATATTTCTTTATTTGTTTCAGAAACAGTCTTGGAAATACTCCGATCTTCTGGTAGATTCCCCTTCGTGGCACCCGATCCCCAGACACCCAGCGCCCGCGCCGGCTTCGAAGCCGACGCGATCCATGCCGTCGCCGGCGTCAGGGACGCCTTCGCGCGCATCCTCGAGCTGAAGTGCCCGGGCTCCAAGGCCGTCACCGCGATCTGCGCCGCCTTTGGCGTGCATCGCAAACTGGCCTGGCAGGTGTCCAAGGTGGCCTACTCGGACGACCCATTCGTCGCCGCCCGGCACATGCCCACCCCCAAGGCGCTCGCCGGTTGGTTCGAAGCGGCGGGCGCGTCGGGCGTGCCCACGGCGCTGGTTGAATCGGCGAAGGTCGCCGCCACCCGCTTCGAGTCCCTCGCCACCCAGCACAGCGCGAGCCGCGCCGAGCTGGACATGCTCTTCGAGTCCTGCGGCACGACGCCCGACGCCGAGGCCGACGCGCGCTGGCGTCAGCAGTCCTTCATGGGCAACAGCTACACCTGGGGTGCACACTGCAAGGTGCTCCTCGCGATGAGCGTGCTCATCCCCTCGACGGACCGCCCTCGCTACTTCCACGCGGCGCAGGTGCGCGGGCTCATCGGCTTCCGCCAGACGCGCCCGGGCGTGCGCTGGATCATCAACCAGTCCGTCGTCGCCGACGACGCGTCGCACACGCACACGACGCTGGAGCGCGTCGCCCTCGACCCCGACGCCGCCCGCGCGCACGGCGGGGTGCCCGTCCTCCCTGCCTTCTGCTCGATCCCCATGCCCGCCCTCGCGCGCCGGTTCTCCGACGACGGCATGGTGCATGACGAGTTCCTCCCCGGGCCCGTGGGCCAGGCCGGCGAGCGCACGCTCGTCACGGGCGAGTTGATGCGAAACATCGGGCCGGCGCACGCGACCGAGCACGACAAGGTCGCGCACTTCGGCGCCGCCGTCCGCACCCCGGCCGAGCTCTTCCACTTCGATATGTTTGTGCATCGAGACCTGTTCGGCCCCGTGCGGCGCGAGCTGCGCGTGTTCAGCGACCTGACCTCGCCCATCGCCTTCGACGACGCCGACGCGCTCAGCGTCGCCGACGGCGTGGCAAAGCTGGGCAGGGGGGTCTCGCTCGCGCAGACGCCCGACATCCCCGGCTACGCCGACCTCGCGTCGTCGGTCTTCCGATCGCTCGGCCTCGACCCCGACGACTACGAGCTCTACCGCGTGCGCGTGCGCTACCCGCCCATGCCCGTGACGGTCATGCTCCGCCACGACCTGCCCCCGATGTGACACACGACGCGTGCGCCGCGCACGCCCGGTTTTGTTTGAGCCACTCCCACGAACGGAGAAAAAGAGATGAGAAACACGATCACGACCGCACTCACCGTCGCGCTGCTCGGCGCGTCCGCGTCCCTCGCCGGCACGACCGTCAGCGGCTACGACGACCTGAACGAGGGCTTCCTCGGCACGACCTTCTCCTACAACGGCGTCACCTACCGCAACGCCAACAATGTCTCCGGCGTCTTCCCCGACGGCGACACCTTCACCCCCGACGACGTCGGCGACAACTTCATCATCGAGCGCGCCACCCTCCTCTACAACGACTTCCCCGGCTGGGGCAGCCCCAACAACGCGCTCACCTTCGGCAACGCCTTCATCCCGGGCGACAACCTCTCTCTCGGCGCGTTCGCCAACGCGTGGATGGACCTCGACACCCTCTCCGAGTTCGTCAGCATGGAGATGGTCTACTTCGAGAACGGCCCCTGGGGCGGCATCGTCTTCCAGCTCGACGCCTACCGCGACGGATCGCTCGTCGGCAGCGACTCGTTCAGCATCAGCGGCGACAACCCCGGGCGCGACAACATCGCCTTCGCCCAGTTGTCCATCGACGGCGTCGCCTTCGATTCGCTCAACCTCCGCGCCACCTTCAACGGGCAGTTCTCCGCCCCGCGCCTC contains:
- a CDS encoding TMEM165/GDT1 family protein gives rise to the protein MSIPAQQNPREKRARHAWLSVFLGAALAMGIFAGPWLSRVRAEPHAHGAGARFSAPERAPSALLGLRAGDTALAIDRRPKTGGGDPDDHPDSAADRYDMVAPTRSSVQRDRLSSWTLPRVATLGPARTRGPPLGA